One region of Juglans microcarpa x Juglans regia isolate MS1-56 chromosome 7S, Jm3101_v1.0, whole genome shotgun sequence genomic DNA includes:
- the LOC121240202 gene encoding secoisolariciresinol dehydrogenase-like — translation MNGASSLLAPIAKRLAGKVALITGGASGIGESTARLFAEHGAKVIIADIQDELGFSVCQDKSINGDISYVHCDVTSESDVENAVNTAVSKHGKLDIMFNNAGHIGQIHENIVALEQEDYKRVFDVNVLGSFLGAKHAAKVMIPAKRGSILFTASSVTQSHGIASHTYTASKHAVAGLTKNLCVELGQYGIRVNCISPHSVATPMLLKSIGIDKKKAEEIISSAANLKGAVLEGGDLAEAALFLASEESKYVSGLNLVVDGGYSTTNIAFPQSIQKFFST, via the exons ATGAACGGCGCATCGTCCTTGCTAGCTCCCATTGCTAAGAG ATTAGCAGGCAAGGTTGCCTTGATAACCGGAGGTGCAAGTGGAATTGGCGAGAGTACGGCAAGACTATTCGCTGAACATGGTGCTAAGGTCATCATTGCTGACATCCAAGACGAGCTTGGTTTCTCAGTTTGCCAAGACAAAAGCATCAATGGTGACATTTCCTACGTCCACTGCGATGTCACTAGTGAGTCTGATGTCGAGAATGCTGTTAATACTGCAGTGTCGAAGCATGGGAAACTCGACATAATGTTCAACAACGCAGGCCATATTGGCCAAATACATGAAAATATCGTAGCCCTCGAGCAGGAGGACTACAAGAGAGTTTTTGATGTGAATGTCTTGGGCTCATTTCTGGGAGCAAAACACGCGGCCAAAGTAATGATTCCAGCGAAAAGGGGCAGCATTCTATTCACCGCAAGTTCTGTAACACAGTCACATGGAATCGCCTCTCACACCTACACGGCGTCCAAGCATGCGGTTGCGGGACTAACCAAGAATTTGTGTGTTGAGTTGGGGCAGTACGGAATTAGAGTCAATTGCATATCACCACATTCTGTGGCCACCCCTATGCTCCTAAAATCGATAGGAATAGACAAGAAAAAGGCGGAAGAGATTATATCCTCCGCGGCAAATTTGAAAGGAGCAGTTTTGGAAGGAGGAGATTTGGCAGAGGCTGCGTTGTTCTTAGCGAGCGAGGAGTCCAAGTACGTGAGTGGGCTCAACCTAGTCGTGGATGGGGGTTATAGCACCACCAATATAGCTTTTCCACAAAGCATACAAAAGTTCTTCAGTACCTAA
- the LOC121240221 gene encoding secoisolariciresinol dehydrogenase-like, translated as MNGASSVLAPIAKRLAGKVALITGGASGIGKSTARLFAEHGAKVIIADIQDELGFSVCQDKSISGDISYVHCDVTSESDVENAVNTAVSKHGKLDIMFNNAGRTGQIDENILTLEQKDYKRVFDVNVLGSFLGAKHAAKVMIPAKRGTILFTASNVTQSHGMASHTYTASKHAVVGLTKNLCVELGQYGIRVNCISPHALPTPLLLNSTGIDKTKAEEMISSAANLKGAVLEEGDLAEAALFLASEESKYVSGLNLVVDGGYSTTNIAFPESIQKFFST; from the exons ATGAACGGCGCATCATCCGTGCTAGCTCCCATTGCTAAGAG ATTAGCAGGCAAGGTTGCCTTGATAACCGGAGGTGCAAGTGGAATTGGCAAGAGTACGGCAAGACTATTCGCTGAACATGGTGCTAAGGTCATCATTGCTGACATCCAAGACGAGCTTGGTTTCTCAGTTTGCCAAGACAAAAGCATCAGTGGTGACATTTCCTACGTCCACTGCGATGTCACTAGCGAGTCTGATGTCGAGAATGCTGTTAATACTGCAGTGTCGAAGCATGGGAAACTCGACATAATGTTCAACAACGCAGGCCGTACTGGCCAAATAGATGAAAACATCTTAACCCTCGAGCAGAAGGATTACAAGAGAGTTTTTGATGTGAATGTCTTGGGGTCATTTCTGGGAGCAAAACACGCGGCCAAAGTAATGATTCCAGCGAAAAGGGGCACCATTCTATTCACCGCAAGCAATGTAACACAGTCACATGGAATGGCCTCTCACACCTACACGGCGTCCAAGCATGCCGTTGTGGGACTAACCAAGAATTTATGTGTTGAATTGGGGCAATACGGAATTAGAGTCAATTGCATATCACCACATGCTTTGCCCACCCCTCTGCTCCTAAATTCGACGGGAATAGACAAGACTAAGGCGGAAGAGATGATATCCTCCGCGGCAAATTTGAAAGGAGCAGTTTTGGAAGAAGGAGATTTGGCTGAGGCTGCGTTGTTCTTAGCGAGCGAGGAGTCCAAGTACGTGAGTGGGCTCAACCTAGTCGTGGATGGGGGTTATAGCACCACCAATATAGCTTTTCCAGAGAGCATACAAAAGTTCTTCAGTACCTAA
- the LOC121240821 gene encoding uncharacterized protein LOC121240821, with protein sequence MTRGRIPRNSEGGINQENLNPPMDGGLAEAVRLLADVLGQQQHEEPLKAEKWIMDLERTYEICGCTEDQKVLYAGYLFQGEAGIWWDTRRQLLVRELGSLAALSWERFKEEFDNRFFPDSAKQLKAQEFASLTQGSLTVEQYAAKFMALGRLAPHLIATQRMQAWKFQAGL encoded by the exons ATGACTCGCGGTAGAATACCTCGGAACTCAGAAGGAGGCATCAATCAAGAGAATCTGAATCCCCCAATGGATGGAGGATTAGCTGAAGCTGTACGTCTGCTGGCCGACGTGCTTGGACAACAACAACA TGAAGAGCCATTGAAAGCCGAGAAATGGATTATGGATCTCGAAAGGACATATGAGATCTGTGGTTGTACTGAGGACCAAAAGGTTCTATACGCTGGATACCTATTCcaaggagaagctggaataTGGTGGGATACACGGAGGCAGCTCCTAGTTAGGGAACTAGGAAGTCTCGCTGCACTAtcatgggagagatttaaggaagaGTTCGACAACAGATTCTTCCCGGATTCTGCCAAACAGCTGAAGGCGCAGGAGTTCGCGAGTTTAACTCAAGGCAGTCTGACCGTAGAACAATATGCTGCTAAGTTCATGGCATTAGGAAGGCTTGCACCACACTTGATTGCTACTCAAAGGATGCAGGCATGGAAGTTTCAAGCTGGACTTTAA
- the LOC121240822 gene encoding uncharacterized protein LOC121240822 — translation MDSPEGKEVNDASGESWRRYGGTELEEEAFEWEREVLRAAILDVNIPLRQPKHVEGEVFVQFTKEELDRSAVPFRFSLVLKFLRQRPSLDRIREANELKDGSTKGVVSLDAEIDKGETEIDREEAEPLVHEKDLTMLAESSGAQSDRELDLVMGDDQVLQPVVVSAMEGLEDYSKSEDEAELAHPAKEKDGSSDSKLSKKKVDVVGGSDQFISLMINSTILISAVYAKCRYLDRRVLWEDLLSVNTMQLPHVILADFNILRNDSEWHGGCPRLLMAMEEFCSFIDTGGLVEMSFLGNKFSWCNGQSGMARSWAQLDRPLCNLKFLELFPLVHNHYLPRYGPSSFKFHFMWTTHEDFWRCVSSSWEGGVYGTGLWKLAEKLKRLKQGETSSSFFKALQSRKHNVVMEMKISDGRVLSSPEAIHEEACVYFEEFIKPNQSSSLPNLADLISSEVSEEENNIFGCPPLMEEVKKALFYIPNDSSPGPDGFGSRFYQHCWSLVKEDVFEAITDFFSGIELPRFYTASYIILLPKI, via the exons ATGGACTCGCCAGAGGGAAAGGAGGTCAACGATGCCAGCGGTGAGAGCTGGCGGCGCTACGGCGGCACCGAGCTGGAGGAAGAAGCATTCGAGTGGGAGAGAGAAGTGTTGCGTGCT GCTATCCTTGACGTAAATATTCCACTTCGGCAGCCTAAGCATGTTGAGGGAGAAGTTTTTGTGCAATTTACTAAGGAAGAGCTGGATCGGTCTGCTGTTCCGTTTCGTTTTTCTTTGGTCTTGAAGTTTCTGCGGCAAAGGCCTTCTCTGGATCGTATTAGAG AGGCCAATGAGTTAAAGGATGGAAGTACTAAAGGGGTGGTGTCTTTAGATGCTGAGATTGATAAGGGAGAAACTGAGATTGATAGGGAAGAAGCTGAGCCTTTAGTGCATGAGAAAGATTTGACAATGTTGGCAGAATCTAGTGGAGCTCAATCGGATAGAGAATTGGATTTGGTTATGGGCGATGACCAGGTTTTGCAGCCTGTGGTTGTGTCTGCTATGGAGGGACTGGAAGATTATTCTAAG TCTGAGGATGAGGCTGAGTTGGCGCATCCAGCAAAGGAGAAGGATGGCAGTTCTGAttctaaattatcaaaaaagaag GTGGATGTCGTGGGAGGCTCGGATCAGTTTATTTCGTTGATGATTAATTCAACTATTTTGATATCAGCTGTATATGCAAAGTGCCGGTATCTAGATAGGCGGGTTTTATGGGAGGATTTGCTTTCTGTCAATACTATGCAGTTGCCTCATGTGATTTTGGCGGATTTTAACATTTTACGGAATGATAGTGAATGGCATGGTGGATGTCCGAGGCTTCTCATGGCAATGGAGGAGTTCTGTTCATTTATTGATACTGGTGGACTGGTGGAGATGTCGTTTTTAGGGAACAAATTTTCATGGTGCAACGGGCAATCGGGGATGGCTCGCTCATGGGCACAGCTTGACAGACCTTTGTGCAATCTGAAATTTCTGGAGCTTTTTCCTTTGGTGCATAATCATTATTTGCCCAGGTATGGTCCttcttcatttaaatttcattttatgtggACTACTCATGAGGATTTTTGGCGATGTGTGTCGAGTTCTTGGGAGGGAGGAGTTTATGGAACTGGTTTGTGGAAGTTAGcagaaaaattgaagagattAAAACAG GGTGAAACGTCATCATCTTTCTTTAAAGCATTACAATCCAGGAAACATAATGTAGTAATGGAAATGAAAATCTCTGATGGTCGTGTACTTAGCTCTCCGGAAGCCATTCATGAGGAGGCTTGTGTATATTTTGAGGAATTTATAAAGCCAAATCAGTCGAGTTCATTGCCGAATTTGGCTGATTTAATTTCGAGTGAAGTGTCAGAAGAggagaataatatttttggctGTCCCCCTTTGATGGAGGAAGTTAAAAAGGCTCTTTTTTATATTCCTAATGATAGTAGTCCTGGTCCGGATGGCTTTGGGTCGAGGTTCTATCAACATTGTTGGTCTTTAGTGAAAGAAGATGTATTTGAAGCAATTACGGATTTTTTTAGCGGGATAGAACTTCCGCGGTTTTATACtgcatcttatattattttacttcCTAAAATCTAG